GTGAGTTTGTTCTTTGTAAGATGATATCTGATAGGGCGCCTCCAGCTAGAACAGTGAAACAAATAGCCAGCCAAGGGAAACTTGCCGCTATCCCCATTTCTTTTAAGGAGAAATTTCGTGCTTCCATTAAATAAGTAGGTAACCATGTTAAAAAGAAGGTGTTCATATAGATAACGACAAAGTATTGAATTCCAACAGCCCAAAATTGGATGTTTCTTAGATATAGCTTCCATGGGGCGGCCTTTTTTACAGTTCCGGTGATGCTTCGATTTTCACAAATAAGCACTTTTTCTTTTTCAGAAATCCAAGGATGAAGTTCTGGTTTATCACGCCCCACAATAAACCAAACTAAGCCAATCCCAATACCGAGAATAGCGAAACTGTAGAAAACGCCTTGCCATCCAAAAAGCAGCAAGATAGCCACTGAAACTCCTGGTGCTATAACAGGTCCGAAGAAAGAACCAGCTAATAATGCACTTGCTGCTCGTCCCTTTTCATGTTTTTGGAACCAGTATGAATTGAAGACAGCGTTGGCTGGATACATTGGACCCTCTCCAACACCAAATAAAAACCTTACAATGCATAATACAACGTAAGACGTAGAGGCCGCTGTAAGTGCTGTAAATGCAGACCACCAGGTAATCGCAATTATAATGATTTTCCTTGACCCGAACCTTTCTGCAAGCATCCCCCCTGGAATTTGAGCAATACAATATCCTGCGTAAAAGAGGGAAGACAAAAGTCCAAATTCAACTTTGTTCATATTTAGAGCATCCATCATCGGTTTTGCGACCACAGATAGATTGGCTCGGTCCATGTACGCTATCAAACCTATAATAAAAAAGATCAAACCCATTCCCCAACGTAATCCAATTTTTCTTTCCTTCCCCTGAGAT
The DNA window shown above is from Peribacillus sp. FSL P2-0133 and carries:
- a CDS encoding MFS transporter: MKQVKIEKQVELIAESQGKERKIGLRWGMGLIFFIIGLIAYMDRANLSVVAKPMMDALNMNKVEFGLLSSLFYAGYCIAQIPGGMLAERFGSRKIIIIAITWWSAFTALTAASTSYVVLCIVRFLFGVGEGPMYPANAVFNSYWFQKHEKGRAASALLAGSFFGPVIAPGVSVAILLLFGWQGVFYSFAILGIGIGLVWFIVGRDKPELHPWISEKEKVLICENRSITGTVKKAAPWKLYLRNIQFWAVGIQYFVVIYMNTFFLTWLPTYLMEARNFSLKEMGIAASFPWLAICFTVLAGGALSDIILQRTNSRMKARGSLALIGFIFFIIGLYFAAYSTSPWMNVVWLTLALGALGLPIVTSWAIANDLGQEYAGSVSGWMNLWGSIGGITSPIICGWFAQEMGWNTTLLINIIPIGLAIFLWFIIKPDRPLISSEN